GCCTGCATCTCACCGAGGACTATTCGGGCACCGGTATCGGCTTGGCTTTAGTGCGAAGGGCCATGCAGCGTATGGGCGGACGCGTCTGGGCGGAAGGCGCTTCCGGCGCCGGGGCGGTCTTTTATCTTGAGCTGCCGGCGGTTTTAAAGGATGAATACTGATGCCTTCAGATACTGCATTACGGGTTCTCTACCTTGAGGACAATCCTGCCGACGCTGATTTGGCGCGTAACGCACTGGCACGGGCAGCGACTCGTTTCCAAATGGAAACAGTGCCCACCTTGGAGGCTGCAAGGCGCAGGCTTGCAGACTCAACGCCTCCCTATGATCTTCTGCTTTCCGACCTCAGTCTTCCCGATGGCAGCGGCCTTGAATTGCTCACCGAGGTCCGTCGTCGTGATCTGCCCTTGGCTGTCGTGATCCTTACCGGTTCGGGAGAACAAAAGGCGCCGTTCGTCGCCCTCAAAGCCGGAGCCGATGATTATCTGTCTAAAAAAGATGACTATCTCGCCCAGCTGCCTGGCGTACTTACGGCCGCCCTCAACCGGTTCCGACGTCGGCGTGCTTATCTTGATAAACCCTTGCGGGTTCTTTACGCCGAGCCCAGTGCTTTTGACCGCGATCTGACACTGAGGTTTTTTTCTCGGAACGCACCCCATATCCGACTGGATACCGTCGGCAAAGGCGCCCAGGTTTTGGAGCGCCTCTCATATTCGGTTCAGGATCTAGATTTACCCTATGATGTGGTGTTACTCGATTACCGCCTTCCCGGTCTCGATGCCCTCGAAGTGGTCAAAGTGCTCAGACAGAAGCGGCATTTGGATATTCCGATTGTTCTGGTGACCGGTCATGGCAGCGAAGAGGTGGCTATACGTGCCCTTCATCTGGGTGTGGATGAGTATCTGATTAAGCGCGAAGGCTACCTTTTTCAATTGCCGGCGATTCTAGAAAAGGCCCAGAAGCAAGCCGAACTTCGCCGCAGTGAAGCGCGCTACCACAGCTTGTTTGATAACAATCATGTAGTGATGCTGCTTATCGATCCCGAGAGTGGCTGCATAACCGACGCCAATCCTGCCGCATGCGCCTATTACGGTTATGCCCTGGATGTTCTCCGAGGAATGTCTATTACGGCGATTAACGCCCGCAGTTTTGAGGAAATACAGCGGGATATGCGTCAGGCCCAAGCCATGGAATGCAACCTCTTTCGTTTCCAGCACCGTTTGGCCGACGGCCGCCTGCGGGAGGTTGAGGTCATCATCGGCCCCATGGAATTTTCAGGACAAACGTTGCTCTATTCCATCGTCAACGATATTACAGAGCGCTTGCTGGCTGAAAAGAGTCTGCATTTGGCACGCTTCTGTATTGACCATGCAGCCGTTGCCATTTATCGCATCGAGGAAGACGGTCGGATCCTTGAAGCCAATCATGAGGCTGCACGCAGTTTGGGATATAGTCGCGAAGAGCTGTGCAGTATGAAAGTCTTCGCCATCAACCCGGATTTCAGCCTCGAAGAATGGCGGGCGCATCGCAAGAGCGTGCGGGACAAAGGGTCGGGAACTATTGAGACCCGTCATCGCCGCCGGGACGGGTCGATTTTCCCCGTTGAAGTCACGGTCAATTACCTCGACTATGCAGGCAAATCCTTTTCCTACTCCTTTGCCAAGGACATTACCGAGCGCAAGCGTTCCGAGGAGGATCTGAAACGCTTTAAATTCATCGTTGAAAATGCCGGTCAGGAAGTTTATCTGATCCGGCCGGACGGCAGTTTGTTCTATGTGAATAAAACGGCAGCCGCAAGTCTTGGCTATACCGTTGAAGAACTTCTGTCCATTGGCATTCCGGGCATCGATCCGGCGTTTGGCCCCGTCTTCAGTTCACACTTCGAAGAACTTAAAATACGCGGACTGCCTTACTTCGAAACGGACCATGTCGCCAAAGACGGTCGGCGGGTGCCCAAGGAGATCAAGTCCGTATATCTGCGCATGTCCGATCAGGAATTCGTCTGTTCTTTTGCCCGGGATATCAGCGACCGCAAGCGCTATCAGGAACAATTGGAATATCTGGCCACTCACGACGAACTGACCGGGCTGGCCAACCGGGCTTTGCTGCATGACCGCCTGTCGCAAGCGATTCGTTTTGCCCATCGTTCACAGCGCCTGGTGGCGATTCTGCTCCTCGATATCGATCGGTTCAAGGTTATCAACGACAGCCTTGGGCATGGGGTCGGCGACGAGTTGTTACGTGCGGTGGCGCAGCGTCTGCAGGAAGCCGTGCGTGAAACGGATACCGTGGCCAGACTGGGTGGCGACGAATTTGTCGTCCTGCTGACCGAGGTTGCCGATTCCGAGGTTGTGGGACGGGTGGCGGGAAAAATTCTGAACCGTTTGGCTCTGCCACATCAGTTGGCCGGCCACGAAATCCACCTGAGCGCAAGTTTCGGCGTCAGTCTCTACCCCCGCGACAGCACTGATGCCGCGACTCTCATCCGCAATGCCGATATTGCCATGTATCGAGCTAAAAGAGAGGGCGGCAGCAACATCACTTTCTATACGTCGGACATGAATGCCCAGGTCATTGAGACATTGGAGCTCGAAGGCGCGCTGCGCCTGGCTCTCGAGCGAGAAGAGTTCAGTCTGTATTATCAGCCAAAAATCGACTTGGCGAGCGGGCGCATTGTCGGCTGTGAAGCCCTGCTGCGCTGGCGGCATCCGCACCGCGGTCTGGTCGCCCCGACCGAATTCATTCCGCTGGCCGAAGAGACAGGCCTGATCGTGCCCCTCGGTGCCTGGGTTCTCAAAGAGGCCTGCCGGCAGGCAAGAGTCTGGCAGAACCAGGGACTGCCACCATTGAGCATCGCGGTTAATATTTCCGCGCGCCAATTCAGCAAAAGCGATTTGCCGCAACTTGTTCAGGAGACCATCCAGGAAACAGGATTCAAACCGCGATTGTTAATTCTCGAATTGACCGAGAGCATCCTGATGTCCAATCCGACTTCGGCGGTGTCCGTCATGGACAAGCTCAAAGCGCTCGGGGTCCGCCTTTCTCTGGATGATTTCGGCACCGGTTATTCGAGTCTCGCTTATCTGAGCCGCTTTCCCTTCGACCAGGTCAAGATCGACCGGTCCTTTGTCAGCGGCATCGTGAGTGATCCAAAATCAGCGACCATCGCTACTGCGATCATCGGCCTTGCTCACCGCATGCACCTCAGGGTCGTCGCCGAAGGAGTCGAAAACGAAGAACAGCTTGGGTACCTGCATAAAAACGGTTGTGACGAGATTCAAGGCTATCTGCTCAGTCGCCCCCTGCCTGCGACAGATTTTCCAGATTTCTTGCGCGAGAATATAAGTCTTCCAGCACTCAACGTATTCAGTTTCTCTGAAGCACCGGCCTTGCTTATCGTCGATGACGAACCGAACACCCTGAGCGCCTTGCAACGTGCCCTGGCTGAAGAGGGGTACCGCATTCATTCTGCAGGCAGTGCGCAGCAGGGGTTGGAGATACTGGCAAAGAACAGCGTTCAGGTAATTCTCACCGATCAACGCATGCCGGGAATGAGCGGCACCGAATTTCTCGGTCGCGTAAAATCTCTGCACCCCGATACAGTGCGGATCATCCTTTCGGGTTACGCTGATCTGGATACGGTGGTGCGGTCGGTCAACGAAGGGGCGTTGTACAAATTTCTCGGAAAACCCTGGGATGACGATCAACTTCGAGAGCATATCCGCGATGCTTTCCGCTATTACGAAGCGATCATTCGCCCCCGGCGTGTGGCTGCCGAGGCAACTCAGCGGTAAAGATTCAACCTGTGTGAACGTATGGAAATTAAAAGCCGTTGCCTGTGATACCCCGCAACGGCTTTTAATTTGTTTTGACGGCAATCAAGGGGTTTGCTAGGATTCGCGCATATTTTTTGCCCAAGGAGATTCTCTTGCAGATCAAAACCCCCGAGGAAATCACGCAAATGCGGCACGCCGGCCTGTTGTTGTGGCAGGCCCATCAGGTCGCGGCCAAAATGATCACAGCGGGCACCCTCACCCGCGATATCGACCGGGCCGTTGAAGAAACACTGGTTGCCGGAGGCGGCATCCCTCTGTTCAAAGGGGTTCCGGGCAAGGTGCCTTTTCCTGCCGCGACCTGCATTTCTCTCAACGAAGAGGTCGTTCACGGCATTCCTTCCAGTCGGGTTTTAAACGAGGGAGACCTGGTCAGCCTTGATATCGGCGTCAAACTCAATGGCTGGTGCGCCGATGCCGCGGTCACCTATGCCGTCGGTGAGATCGACGAAGAAAAAGCACGTTTGCTGCGCGTGACCGAAGAGTGCCTGGCGCGGGCCATCGGTGCGCTGCGTCCCGGCGTGCGCTGGAGCAAAATTGCCTTGAAATTACAGAAGTTTGCCGAACGGGAAGGGTTTTCGGTGGTGGAGGAACTGGTCGGCCATGCCATCGGCCGCGAGATGTGGGAACCGCCGCAGGTGCCGAATTTCTTTACCCGCCAGATGCCTGACTTCAAACTGCGTACCGGTTTGGTTCTGGCCATCGAACCGATGATAAACCTGGGGCGCAAGGAGGTTGTGCTGCGCCCCGACCATTGGACGATCGCCTCGCGCGACGGCAAACCCAGCGCCCATTTCGAGCATACCGTGGCGCTGACGGAGGATGGCCCTGTTGTTTTGACCTGCGGCCCCAATGGTGAGGGGTGGGGGATGGGTCAATCGCAGAACAGGTAATCATCGGGATCGGTCACGGCTGCATCGCGCAGCAACTCCACAATGGACTGCCGGTTGAACCCTCGCACAAAACGTTGATTTTTACCGATGACCGGTACGATGATTTCTTCTTGAGAAAAATATTCACGATAAATGGCCCGTAATTCCTGATAGGCCTGTCGATCTTCCGTCACATTCCTGCTTTCCGGTACATACCCCTGCTCAAAAATGACGTCAAGGGTGAGTTCGCAATACGGGCACCCCGTTCTCACATAGACGACCACTTCATCCGAGGCGATTTGCGGTACCTTGACGCTTAAATCGGCTGCGGGCGGTCTGGCGCAACCCGCGACAAGCAACAGACAGATGAAGAGTGCTAAAAAACTTTTCATGGTAAGTCCTGGGGGGCGGATTGCGATCCGGAGGTTCAAAAATACCGGGTCAGGGCAATTGTCGCTTCAGCGCGGGACTGATTGAAGGATCGCTCCCAAAGTCCTTTGAGCATAATGCCGTTGCGCCGTGAAAGGCGATAGTTCTGATCAAGGGCAATACGGTAATGTTCATGCTGCTCTAATCCGTAGAACAACGCTCCGCCGTGGAGATGAGCCTTCCAGTCAGGGGATAGTTGCGTGAGGATGCCGAGGCTGCTGCCGGCGCCAAGGGCTGTTTTGTCACGAAATCGGTCGCTGAGATTGATATCGGCTTCAGCCATCAGGTAAAAGATACCTGCGGAAAAAAACGGCCAGGCCATGCCGCCGCCGGTGTTGACTCCAAGATAAAGCAGGTCGCGTCCGTCGCTGAAAGGTTTGCGATCAAGACCGCCTTTGACCTTCCATGAGACCGGTTTGAAAAACAGATCCCGAGGCGCCAGGGAGAAAATGTCGACCAGGTGAAAACTTTCCAGGCGCAAATTGCGCGTCTCGGGAAAGTAACGACTGTTCAGGGAAAAGAAATTGATCTGGGCGCCTTGGGTAAATCCCTCGTCGGGATCAAGAAGGTCGTGGTAGGCGGGGCGCCAGGACAATTCCAGAAAAAAGCGATCATCGCGCACTCCGATTCCGGTACCCCAGCGGCCGGCATCGTGGCCTTGTTCTGGCTGAGGGGGTTGGGGAATCTCGCCGGCTTTGGTTTCGCCAGGCCCAAGGGTGCTTCTCGCCATGAGAATCGGCAAGAAGTGTTTTTTGAAATGATTCTCGTCGATCTCTTTTCTTGAGAAGCGATAGCGCATATATTCTGCGGAGAGGTCGAGAATCTGGCGTTGCTCTTCGAAATTTTGCCCTTCCGTGAGGCTATCGGCTGGTATTTTCTGCGTGGCGACGGAATAGGCGAGGTGAGCGGCTTCCGGGCTGAGCAGTGATGCCCGATGTTGAATGCGAGACGCCAGGGATGGGCGGTATTTGACTTCTTCGATAAGCCCTGCCCGGCGTACGGTAGCAATGGTATCGGCCGGTATGACCCAGAAGGAAAGACGGTCCCAGTATTCCTGGGCCAGCTCTATTTCCGGACGCGCAGCTTCCAGCAGGAAAAGCAGCATGAAGGAGCAGTTTTCGTCGAAAAAGTAATAGTCGGAGGCGATCCCCTGGAGTTCCCAACTATGCAGAACCAATCTGCGGACTTCTTCAGGCGTCAGATTGAGACGGTATTCCCACACGTCCCGATGTTCCAGGTCGCTATAATCGTTAAGTTTTTCGTAGTAGGGCAAGACCGTGAAATAGCCGTCGTAAAACCCGAATAGCCCTTTAAAGGCATATATCAGGCCGTTGGTGTCGGTGGAAAAGGCAGCGTAGTTGATGGCGTAGGACAGTAATTCGCTCTGGTAGGAGCTGCCGATCCGCAACAGGGTGTGCCCGAACATCGAGGCTGGTCCGTTGTTATGGGCTGCGGGAAACACCAGAACGGCGGTCCGTGGATCGACTGTGGCAATGGCTTCATCAAGCTTGCGAC
The Geoalkalibacter ferrihydriticus DSM 17813 DNA segment above includes these coding regions:
- a CDS encoding EAL domain-containing protein, translating into MPSDTALRVLYLEDNPADADLARNALARAATRFQMETVPTLEAARRRLADSTPPYDLLLSDLSLPDGSGLELLTEVRRRDLPLAVVILTGSGEQKAPFVALKAGADDYLSKKDDYLAQLPGVLTAALNRFRRRRAYLDKPLRVLYAEPSAFDRDLTLRFFSRNAPHIRLDTVGKGAQVLERLSYSVQDLDLPYDVVLLDYRLPGLDALEVVKVLRQKRHLDIPIVLVTGHGSEEVAIRALHLGVDEYLIKREGYLFQLPAILEKAQKQAELRRSEARYHSLFDNNHVVMLLIDPESGCITDANPAACAYYGYALDVLRGMSITAINARSFEEIQRDMRQAQAMECNLFRFQHRLADGRLREVEVIIGPMEFSGQTLLYSIVNDITERLLAEKSLHLARFCIDHAAVAIYRIEEDGRILEANHEAARSLGYSREELCSMKVFAINPDFSLEEWRAHRKSVRDKGSGTIETRHRRRDGSIFPVEVTVNYLDYAGKSFSYSFAKDITERKRSEEDLKRFKFIVENAGQEVYLIRPDGSLFYVNKTAAASLGYTVEELLSIGIPGIDPAFGPVFSSHFEELKIRGLPYFETDHVAKDGRRVPKEIKSVYLRMSDQEFVCSFARDISDRKRYQEQLEYLATHDELTGLANRALLHDRLSQAIRFAHRSQRLVAILLLDIDRFKVINDSLGHGVGDELLRAVAQRLQEAVRETDTVARLGGDEFVVLLTEVADSEVVGRVAGKILNRLALPHQLAGHEIHLSASFGVSLYPRDSTDAATLIRNADIAMYRAKREGGSNITFYTSDMNAQVIETLELEGALRLALEREEFSLYYQPKIDLASGRIVGCEALLRWRHPHRGLVAPTEFIPLAEETGLIVPLGAWVLKEACRQARVWQNQGLPPLSIAVNISARQFSKSDLPQLVQETIQETGFKPRLLILELTESILMSNPTSAVSVMDKLKALGVRLSLDDFGTGYSSLAYLSRFPFDQVKIDRSFVSGIVSDPKSATIATAIIGLAHRMHLRVVAEGVENEEQLGYLHKNGCDEIQGYLLSRPLPATDFPDFLRENISLPALNVFSFSEAPALLIVDDEPNTLSALQRALAEEGYRIHSAGSAQQGLEILAKNSVQVILTDQRMPGMSGTEFLGRVKSLHPDTVRIILSGYADLDTVVRSVNEGALYKFLGKPWDDDQLREHIRDAFRYYEAIIRPRRVAAEATQR
- the map gene encoding type I methionyl aminopeptidase; this translates as MQIKTPEEITQMRHAGLLLWQAHQVAAKMITAGTLTRDIDRAVEETLVAGGGIPLFKGVPGKVPFPAATCISLNEEVVHGIPSSRVLNEGDLVSLDIGVKLNGWCADAAVTYAVGEIDEEKARLLRVTEECLARAIGALRPGVRWSKIALKLQKFAEREGFSVVEELVGHAIGREMWEPPQVPNFFTRQMPDFKLRTGLVLAIEPMINLGRKEVVLRPDHWTIASRDGKPSAHFEHTVALTEDGPVVLTCGPNGEGWGMGQSQNR
- a CDS encoding DUF4105 domain-containing protein — its product is MSFFARGKTKKVCEASSFAYFFCVSICAILLFAAPVPAEQTGIQRAALIEDAEIRGLAEARPWQIFLRYRAQGRGYKSLVDDPDYFLSPSGKRDPQKELAASITALFEPAEKGDDHFACRFPARTEWLVEALEIDRAALPQPVCRKLDEAIATVDPRTAVLVFPAAHNNGPASMFGHTLLRIGSSYQSELLSYAINYAAFSTDTNGLIYAFKGLFGFYDGYFTVLPYYEKLNDYSDLEHRDVWEYRLNLTPEEVRRLVLHSWELQGIASDYYFFDENCSFMLLFLLEAARPEIELAQEYWDRLSFWVIPADTIATVRRAGLIEEVKYRPSLASRIQHRASLLSPEAAHLAYSVATQKIPADSLTEGQNFEEQRQILDLSAEYMRYRFSRKEIDENHFKKHFLPILMARSTLGPGETKAGEIPQPPQPEQGHDAGRWGTGIGVRDDRFFLELSWRPAYHDLLDPDEGFTQGAQINFFSLNSRYFPETRNLRLESFHLVDIFSLAPRDLFFKPVSWKVKGGLDRKPFSDGRDLLYLGVNTGGGMAWPFFSAGIFYLMAEADINLSDRFRDKTALGAGSSLGILTQLSPDWKAHLHGGALFYGLEQHEHYRIALDQNYRLSRRNGIMLKGLWERSFNQSRAEATIALTRYF
- a CDS encoding glutaredoxin family protein, whose amino-acid sequence is MKSFLALFICLLLVAGCARPPAADLSVKVPQIASDEVVVYVRTGCPYCELTLDVIFEQGYVPESRNVTEDRQAYQELRAIYREYFSQEEIIVPVIGKNQRFVRGFNRQSIVELLRDAAVTDPDDYLFCD